A genome region from Myroides fluvii includes the following:
- a CDS encoding MGMT family protein: MADSTHFFERVYEVVREIPYGRVTTYGAIAKAIGAPRSARMVGYAMNASHFDDSVPAHRVVNRLGMLSGKHHFDGTNLMQQLLESEGVVIDNNQVQDFKALLWIPPVEL; the protein is encoded by the coding sequence ATGGCTGATTCAACCCATTTCTTTGAACGGGTGTACGAGGTGGTTCGCGAGATTCCCTACGGAAGAGTGACAACCTATGGTGCTATTGCCAAAGCAATTGGAGCGCCTCGCTCTGCGCGTATGGTTGGCTATGCGATGAATGCCTCTCATTTTGATGATTCTGTCCCCGCACATCGCGTCGTAAATCGCTTGGGGATGCTCAGTGGAAAACATCATTTTGACGGGACCAATCTAATGCAACAACTCTTAGAAAGTGAAGGCGTTGTCATAGACAACAATCAAGTACAAGATTTTAAAGCACTGCTCTGGATTCCACCCGTAGAATTGTAA
- a CDS encoding sensor histidine kinase gives MSFHLKVFVRILTIIGLSLIAVWLFLQAYTYTFFIGILVIIGCLIELYSFQRKYYGIIDRLVLAMIYNDFSLKSNKKQTNETFHNLQQLYQKLQHEQEQNEIKELVYLNILNNLETGIVIFERGEKEWNIFLINDYFAKLFDIPKVKSWQNLSRLLPNLTQYLEHLEFKESKTSLDMRIEGEEKQTFILQTSITTSQNQEFYIVLLDSIQKVLDKKEKDTWENLMKVISHEIMNSLTPIHSLAHNTLGILEEETSLTADDMDDLKLSIQTIANRTDHLRHFIDNYRKLTMLPSPQKTWVNSAEIIANSMAILKPICQQYNINLHKTIETQVSQYWDSKQMEQVFINVLTNAIYAVKNQEEKMIQVHVYERNNRLWIDIIDNGKGIPEEIKPKIFIPFYTTREDGAGIGLPLSKNIVEMHKGYLTFNRKEALTYFSINFPLG, from the coding sequence ATGTCGTTTCACCTCAAAGTTTTTGTGCGTATCCTGACCATCATCGGTTTATCTTTGATTGCCGTTTGGTTGTTTTTACAGGCGTATACCTATACTTTTTTTATTGGGATACTCGTTATTATTGGCTGTTTGATTGAATTATATTCCTTTCAACGAAAATATTACGGCATTATTGATCGCTTAGTTTTAGCTATGATTTACAATGACTTTTCCTTGAAATCTAACAAAAAACAAACCAATGAGACCTTTCATAATTTACAACAACTCTATCAAAAACTACAACACGAACAAGAGCAAAATGAGATAAAGGAATTGGTATACCTCAACATTCTCAACAACTTAGAAACGGGCATTGTGATATTTGAACGAGGAGAAAAAGAATGGAATATTTTCTTAATCAACGACTATTTTGCTAAACTATTTGATATTCCCAAAGTAAAATCATGGCAGAATCTATCGCGTTTACTTCCCAACTTAACCCAATATCTCGAGCATTTAGAATTTAAAGAATCAAAGACCTCTTTAGACATGCGCATTGAAGGAGAAGAAAAACAAACGTTTATCTTACAAACTTCTATCACTACAAGTCAAAATCAGGAGTTTTATATTGTCCTTCTGGATTCCATCCAAAAGGTATTGGATAAGAAAGAAAAAGATACGTGGGAAAATTTGATGAAAGTAATCTCCCATGAGATTATGAACTCCTTGACACCTATACATTCCTTAGCCCATAATACCTTGGGCATCCTAGAAGAAGAAACCTCATTAACAGCGGATGATATGGATGACCTGAAGTTGAGTATTCAAACGATTGCCAATAGAACGGATCACTTGCGTCATTTCATCGATAATTACCGCAAACTAACCATGTTGCCAAGTCCGCAGAAAACCTGGGTAAACAGCGCTGAAATCATTGCGAATAGCATGGCTATTCTCAAGCCAATTTGTCAACAATACAACATTAATTTACACAAGACAATCGAAACACAAGTTTCTCAATATTGGGATTCCAAACAAATGGAACAAGTATTCATCAATGTATTGACCAATGCCATTTATGCGGTAAAAAATCAAGAGGAAAAAATGATTCAAGTACACGTATATGAGCGCAATAATCGCTTGTGGATTGATATCATCGACAATGGAAAAGGCATTCCTGAAGAAATAAAGCCCAAAATTTTTATCCCCTTTTATACTACTCGAGAAGATGGAGCAGGTATTGGTTTGCCACTATCCAAGAACATTGTGGAAATGCACAAGGGTTATTTGACCTTCAACAGAAAAGAGGCCTTGACGTATTTCAGTATCAATTTCCCTTTAGGTTAA
- a CDS encoding sigma-54-dependent transcriptional regulator, with the protein MRKTNATILVLDDNTEVLIAAKLLLKRHFESVLTNNNPKKIFEILQETEVDVIILDMNYRVGFEDGKEGIFWFKEVRTNYPQAQIILMTSYGHVETAVEGIKLGAIDYILKPWDNDHLIDIVKKAVQQRRKKEQEPSVTSDTPTYFVGTSPAIQKTYHMAQRVAQTEVNTLILGENGTGKYVLAEYIHQNSNRKHQPFVHVDLGSLNANLFESELFGYAKGAFTDAKQDTAGRFESAHGGTIFLDEIGNVPLHLQAKLLQVIQSKSVIRLGESQPRPVDVRIITATNADIETEVAQKEFREDLYYRINTVVLPLPALRERKEDIPALLDFFMQQYATKYQATSPKIQKHTLDALCNYEWRGNIREMQNRVERALILTDAEELNLHDFGISAAAIKETSPDDATLQDMERTTIIRTLEKCNGNISQTADELGLSRAALYRRLEKYNIKN; encoded by the coding sequence ATGAGAAAGACAAATGCTACCATCCTCGTTTTAGATGACAATACGGAAGTTTTAATCGCCGCTAAGCTGCTTTTGAAACGCCATTTCGAATCTGTTTTAACCAATAATAACCCCAAAAAGATCTTTGAAATTCTACAAGAAACGGAGGTGGATGTTATTATTTTAGATATGAATTATCGCGTGGGTTTTGAAGATGGAAAAGAGGGTATTTTTTGGTTTAAGGAAGTTAGGACGAACTACCCACAGGCGCAAATTATCCTTATGACTTCATATGGACATGTAGAAACGGCTGTCGAAGGAATAAAACTAGGAGCGATTGACTATATTTTAAAACCGTGGGACAACGATCATTTAATTGATATTGTCAAAAAAGCGGTACAACAACGACGCAAAAAAGAACAAGAGCCCTCGGTAACATCAGACACTCCAACCTATTTTGTGGGGACTTCACCCGCGATTCAGAAGACCTATCACATGGCTCAACGCGTGGCTCAAACCGAGGTAAACACCTTGATATTAGGAGAAAATGGAACGGGAAAATATGTTTTAGCCGAATACATTCACCAAAACTCAAATCGCAAACATCAACCTTTTGTTCATGTAGATTTGGGATCCCTCAATGCTAATCTGTTCGAGAGTGAATTGTTTGGTTATGCCAAGGGTGCTTTTACGGATGCAAAACAAGATACCGCAGGTCGCTTTGAATCCGCTCATGGAGGAACGATCTTTTTAGATGAAATCGGCAATGTTCCCTTACATCTACAGGCGAAACTACTGCAGGTGATACAGTCCAAATCTGTCATTCGCCTTGGAGAATCACAGCCCCGTCCTGTTGATGTGCGCATTATCACCGCTACCAATGCCGATATTGAAACAGAAGTAGCACAAAAAGAATTTCGAGAAGATCTATACTACCGCATCAATACCGTAGTGCTACCTCTACCTGCCCTAAGAGAACGCAAAGAAGATATTCCTGCTTTACTCGATTTCTTTATGCAACAATATGCAACTAAATATCAAGCTACCAGCCCAAAGATTCAAAAACATACACTAGACGCACTCTGTAACTATGAGTGGAGAGGAAATATACGCGAAATGCAAAACCGCGTAGAACGTGCGCTAATTTTAACGGATGCTGAGGAATTAAACTTGCACGACTTTGGAATCTCCGCTGCTGCAATTAAGGAAACTTCCCCTGACGATGCTACGCTTCAAGATATGGAGCGAACGACCATTATTCGAACACTGGAAAAATGCAATGGCAATATCAGTCAGACAGCAGACGAACTGGGATTATCCCGTGCAGCTTTATATCGAAGACTCGAGAAGTATAATATTAAAAACTAA
- a CDS encoding efflux RND transporter periplasmic adaptor subunit: MDRVLPRKNRKKQKILLIIGGVLLLGLTSYFTFFQDIALKVSKKEIRVTQVKEGFFEEYISFQGKVEPLQSLLINITEGGAVSEIFVENGNVIQKGDPLVLLHNPSSELAYMSQESSLIEQMNNLNVNLMNIRNQEIGLMKDLISIEYEYKNAELQYTLNKKLFDQEILSLNEWNQTAESFSYQKKRKVLMEQSVEKEKQSNQVQVRQINQSIAVMQRSLEKLKENKQNFLLKAPISGRLSSFEPMLGKMYNGGESIGKIDVLEGYKLVANVDEFYLDRVVVGQKGQVDFKGQLVSVEVVKVLPEIINGRFEVQLNFRSETELKLQEGNSMGIKLFLSGKEKRLLLTKGSFFTDTKGEWVYVLKGDKTERRNIELGRENPAYYEVISGLSAGEQVIISSYKDYLRVNYLQLKE, from the coding sequence ATGGATAGAGTTCTACCTCGTAAAAATAGAAAAAAACAAAAGATTTTGCTAATTATTGGTGGAGTGCTTCTTTTAGGGCTCACTTCGTATTTTACTTTTTTTCAAGATATCGCTCTGAAGGTGTCAAAAAAAGAAATCCGAGTGACGCAAGTGAAAGAAGGTTTTTTTGAAGAGTATATCTCTTTTCAGGGGAAAGTAGAGCCGTTACAATCCTTGTTAATCAATATTACGGAAGGCGGAGCTGTAAGTGAAATCTTTGTGGAAAATGGCAATGTCATCCAAAAAGGGGATCCCTTGGTTTTGTTACACAATCCGAGTTCAGAATTGGCCTATATGTCACAAGAATCATCTCTTATTGAGCAAATGAATAATTTGAATGTCAATCTGATGAATATACGCAACCAAGAAATTGGCTTGATGAAAGATCTGATCAGCATTGAATATGAATATAAAAACGCGGAACTACAATATACGCTAAACAAGAAATTATTTGATCAAGAGATTTTATCTTTGAATGAGTGGAATCAGACGGCTGAAAGCTTTTCTTACCAAAAAAAGAGAAAGGTATTGATGGAGCAAAGTGTGGAAAAAGAAAAGCAGTCTAACCAAGTACAAGTGCGCCAAATCAATCAATCGATTGCTGTAATGCAACGCAGCTTGGAAAAATTGAAAGAAAACAAGCAGAACTTCTTGTTAAAAGCGCCAATTTCAGGCAGATTGTCTTCGTTTGAGCCCATGCTGGGAAAAATGTATAACGGAGGAGAGAGCATCGGAAAGATTGACGTTTTAGAAGGGTATAAATTAGTGGCTAATGTCGATGAATTTTATCTGGATCGCGTAGTTGTTGGTCAAAAAGGACAGGTTGATTTCAAGGGACAATTGGTGTCCGTTGAGGTGGTTAAAGTGCTACCTGAAATTATCAATGGGCGATTTGAAGTGCAGTTGAACTTTAGGAGTGAAACGGAATTAAAACTACAAGAGGGAAACAGTATGGGAATTAAGTTATTTCTCTCTGGAAAAGAAAAGCGTTTGTTGTTGACAAAGGGAAGCTTTTTTACGGATACCAAAGGAGAATGGGTGTATGTGCTAAAAGGAGATAAAACAGAAAGGCGCAACATTGAACTTGGACGGGAAAATCCTGCTTATTATGAAGTGATTTCCGGGTTATCCGCCGGAGAACAGGTTATTATATCAAGTTATAAAGATTATTTAAGAGTGAATTATTTACAGCTAAAAGAGTAG
- a CDS encoding ABC transporter ATP-binding protein produces the protein MVIAIKQLSRVFQTEEVETTALNEVSLEVKNGEFISVMGPSGCGKSTLLNIIGLLDDATSGSYRLLEKEMVGLTENQRALIRKENIGFIFQNFNLIDELSVYDNIELPLIYNKVPSSERKKRVMELAERLNIVHRLKHYPQQLSGGQQQRVAVGRALINNPKIILADEPTGNLDSKNGAEVMELLTELHQQGATIIMVTHSHHDASYSERTILMKDGMILSEKINTKIVDVFTV, from the coding sequence ATGGTTATAGCAATTAAACAATTGTCTCGTGTTTTTCAAACGGAAGAAGTAGAGACAACCGCTTTAAATGAGGTGTCTTTAGAAGTGAAAAACGGAGAGTTTATTTCGGTAATGGGACCATCAGGGTGCGGAAAATCGACCCTATTGAATATTATAGGACTTTTGGATGACGCCACTTCGGGGAGCTATCGCTTATTGGAGAAGGAAATGGTGGGATTAACGGAAAATCAACGTGCCTTAATTCGAAAAGAGAATATCGGGTTTATTTTTCAAAATTTCAATTTAATTGACGAGTTGTCTGTGTATGACAATATTGAATTGCCTTTGATTTACAACAAAGTTCCCAGTAGTGAACGCAAGAAAAGAGTGATGGAACTTGCAGAGCGATTAAATATTGTTCATCGCCTAAAACACTATCCACAACAACTTTCGGGAGGTCAACAACAACGTGTGGCCGTTGGTCGAGCGTTAATTAATAATCCAAAGATTATCCTGGCCGATGAGCCAACGGGAAACTTGGATAGTAAGAATGGAGCAGAAGTAATGGAATTGTTGACGGAATTACATCAACAAGGAGCCACCATTATTATGGTAACGCACTCTCATCATGATGCTTCGTATTCGGAGCGAACTATTTTGATGAAGGATGGTATGATTTTATCTGAAAAAATCAATACTAAGATTGTCGATGTATTTACCGTTTAA
- a CDS encoding GIN domain-containing protein has product MIRFFLSLVFMLFSFLMQGQAKQTHTITGNVTKLVASMPIEVSVDVTSESNVVRVEGAQDDIEKIDVRQVGSVLYIDMSTKKGKKNIVYKNRAKVFIAQAKIVDYEVSTTARVQIKGRVQGNQVTIKADAAATLKGDFTATSVTIHLDSASKYEGDITAKNIKVSLDSAAHVTVTGDTENLTINVDSAAKFDGKSLKAKFVKVEADSMGKAEVYPIESLNAYADSMGKVIYYNTPKELKKYTDSMGSVKSN; this is encoded by the coding sequence ATGATACGTTTTTTCTTGAGTTTAGTTTTTATGTTGTTTAGTTTTTTGATGCAAGGGCAGGCAAAACAAACACATACAATTACAGGTAATGTGACCAAATTAGTGGCGTCTATGCCCATAGAGGTTTCTGTAGATGTGACCTCAGAATCTAATGTCGTTCGCGTAGAGGGAGCTCAAGATGATATTGAGAAGATTGACGTGAGACAGGTGGGTAGCGTACTTTATATTGATATGAGTACGAAAAAAGGCAAGAAGAATATAGTTTACAAGAACAGAGCGAAAGTGTTTATCGCGCAGGCTAAGATTGTAGATTACGAGGTGAGTACCACGGCCCGTGTACAAATTAAAGGACGTGTTCAAGGTAATCAGGTAACGATAAAGGCAGATGCGGCAGCTACGTTAAAGGGAGATTTTACTGCGACTAGTGTAACAATCCATTTGGATTCAGCGTCTAAATATGAAGGAGATATTACAGCAAAAAATATCAAAGTAAGTTTGGATAGTGCTGCTCATGTAACAGTTACGGGTGATACTGAAAACTTGACAATTAACGTTGATAGTGCGGCTAAGTTTGATGGAAAAAGCCTCAAAGCCAAGTTTGTCAAAGTGGAAGCAGATTCAATGGGAAAGGCGGAGGTTTATCCCATCGAGAGTTTAAATGCTTACGCGGATTCGATGGGGAAAGTCATTTATTATAATACCCCTAAAGAATTGAAAAAATATACGGATTCGATGGGGTCAGTAAAATCGAATTAA
- a CDS encoding ABC transporter permease gives MQKSFLFFCWTILGLAIGIACLLLSLFFLQDEWSYNKWISNVDQLHEVNVTVGEDANAIVVPAAIGPYLVQQQQIDNYCYYALDYIDFYAESKYHQAVVSKILNTQPTFFDFFTFEFVHGNGADVAENPMHIAISEKVAQRFFPHQNPIGQTLSLAHSPYQVAGVYKLDKKATIMPDVVLMNIEWNEEVEPSLWQENGGGLLVKVKEKTPIQTIESNLVALVENNQDQVLDTQEQVGQYNVFLSPLREGRFISKQTALLEGRTKLETLNLLVGCSILIFLLAVLNYINLNQAGILSRLKEFQVRSMLGSTKGQLLLQIGFETLLNALIALGIALVLIEFSMPVYNRFLHQSIAIKHSVLWSGIVFVICSVVLMAGGILSLYATRLVRQLYQGKVYKKRNKGLRLRKGSLFVQMTIAFFFVVGGWIIAKQVHFMEEKDRGFEGDRVVQVKLFTQQIRRKLYRNDKLIQEIRKIEGIKNVALATIAYEDKSIKNKYTAYYGMQKIPDFVMEGIDDEYIDMVGFEKIAYRPIEVDSLPKVWINEQFVAQMGVTAEEALGNVISYDRNTYLIEGVIKNYFSNGFEEAVQPLLLFQWKDIEFLPYGLNYLSVQLDEKANAQETLERLHAFWIVNIDYEYPFYYQTISNQFKANYQHVESQKHMFLIWSIAVVFMALFGLYANLSLHVEQKQKEIIIRKMLGARTHELFFLIGKPFFVSVILACLMAVYPVYWVMDTWLHKFKYKYEIEGLPFVFSFLLLMGLVCFIIWRKMRIATKINFIKHIKYE, from the coding sequence ATGCAAAAGTCCTTTTTGTTCTTCTGTTGGACAATTTTAGGCTTGGCCATTGGCATTGCGTGTTTGTTACTGTCTCTATTTTTCTTGCAAGATGAATGGAGTTACAACAAATGGATTTCAAATGTCGATCAACTGCATGAGGTCAATGTTACGGTCGGAGAGGATGCGAATGCCATAGTCGTTCCTGCAGCGATAGGACCTTATTTAGTGCAACAACAGCAAATAGACAATTATTGTTACTACGCGTTGGACTATATTGACTTCTATGCAGAAAGTAAATACCACCAAGCAGTAGTCAGTAAAATACTAAATACACAACCTACTTTTTTTGACTTCTTTACTTTTGAATTTGTACATGGAAATGGAGCCGATGTGGCCGAAAATCCGATGCATATTGCTATTTCTGAGAAAGTCGCTCAACGTTTTTTTCCACATCAAAATCCCATTGGTCAAACCTTGTCCTTGGCACATAGCCCTTACCAAGTAGCTGGGGTGTATAAACTGGATAAAAAGGCAACCATTATGCCGGATGTTGTTCTGATGAACATCGAGTGGAATGAGGAGGTTGAACCTTCCTTATGGCAAGAAAATGGGGGTGGACTATTAGTCAAAGTAAAAGAAAAAACGCCGATTCAAACCATCGAGTCAAATTTAGTGGCTTTGGTCGAAAATAACCAAGATCAAGTTTTGGATACACAAGAACAGGTGGGGCAATACAACGTTTTTTTATCTCCTTTAAGGGAAGGGCGTTTTATTTCTAAACAAACAGCGTTGTTAGAAGGACGGACTAAATTAGAAACACTCAATTTGTTAGTCGGTTGCTCTATTTTAATCTTTTTATTAGCTGTGCTGAATTATATTAACCTGAATCAAGCGGGAATATTGTCGCGTTTGAAGGAGTTTCAGGTACGTAGTATGCTTGGAAGTACAAAAGGACAATTGCTGTTGCAAATCGGTTTTGAGACGTTGCTAAATGCCCTGATCGCATTGGGAATTGCCCTCGTGCTGATCGAATTTAGTATGCCCGTTTACAATCGCTTTTTACACCAATCGATTGCTATTAAACACAGCGTACTCTGGAGCGGCATTGTCTTCGTAATTTGTAGTGTTGTGCTTATGGCTGGAGGGATTCTTTCCCTGTATGCTACTCGACTTGTTCGTCAGTTGTATCAAGGCAAAGTATACAAAAAGCGAAACAAAGGCTTGCGATTGAGAAAAGGAAGTTTATTTGTGCAAATGACCATTGCCTTTTTCTTTGTTGTAGGAGGATGGATTATTGCGAAACAAGTGCATTTCATGGAAGAAAAAGATCGCGGTTTTGAAGGGGATCGCGTGGTTCAGGTTAAGTTATTCACCCAACAAATACGCCGTAAGTTATATCGTAACGACAAGTTAATACAAGAAATACGCAAGATCGAAGGAATTAAAAATGTAGCCTTGGCGACCATTGCCTACGAGGATAAATCAATAAAAAACAAATATACTGCCTATTATGGGATGCAAAAGATTCCAGATTTTGTAATGGAAGGAATCGATGATGAGTATATTGATATGGTGGGGTTTGAAAAGATAGCCTATCGTCCGATTGAGGTAGATAGCCTACCAAAAGTTTGGATTAATGAACAATTTGTCGCTCAAATGGGCGTGACTGCAGAGGAGGCTTTAGGAAATGTGATTTCCTATGATCGAAATACCTATTTGATTGAGGGAGTTATTAAAAATTATTTTAGCAATGGCTTTGAAGAAGCTGTACAACCCTTGCTGCTCTTTCAATGGAAGGATATTGAGTTTTTACCTTATGGCTTAAATTATTTATCTGTGCAACTCGATGAGAAAGCAAATGCACAGGAAACACTGGAGCGTTTGCACGCCTTTTGGATTGTCAATATCGATTACGAATATCCTTTTTATTATCAAACAATATCCAATCAGTTCAAAGCCAATTATCAGCATGTTGAATCTCAAAAACACATGTTTTTGATTTGGAGTATAGCAGTAGTTTTTATGGCTTTGTTTGGACTTTATGCCAACTTATCACTGCACGTGGAACAAAAACAAAAAGAAATCATCATTCGCAAAATGTTGGGAGCACGTACGCATGAACTCTTCTTTTTGATTGGTAAACCTTTCTTTGTTTCGGTTATTTTAGCCTGTTTGATGGCTGTATATCCTGTATATTGGGTAATGGATACCTGGTTACATAAGTTTAAGTATAAGTATGAAATTGAAGGACTTCCCTTCGTTTTTTCTTTTTTATTGTTGATGGGACTCGTGTGCTTCATCATCTGGAGAAAAATGAGAATTGCTACAAAAATCAACTTTATTAAGCACATTAAATACGAATAG
- a CDS encoding ABC transporter permease yields the protein MLQNWLKVYAYHWLKNKIYFMLTVLGLAFGLSLLTLAVISYQEEHAYNQSNPDKDRIFMVLNRHEDFTSINQPFPLGKTLKENYSFIEDFTYYTGYDEIVIEKDNIAYPLTKVLPAQSNFFDFFPYSFVYGSAQTAFPDQRSLVLEEQKAIAIFGRGVNPLGKEVYVNDEWMVITGVFTLGNHKSSFMPEAIIAVMDQMIATRTNWQDRFFGVLLKTDKPDQALDAIHATLEEHYYKPEAKRYGISVEELKQKDMLNDPIFLKDLATVRLSPYGKQTPESSGNLNMIYIFWGLTLVIFALAVVNFINFSITQFLSRAKEMGMRRIFGGSRFYIVWQIAFETTLTLSIALGVSIFFMGVMLPYLNLMIDTQIELSITMVSVCFLVLLISIALLTGGIIALYVTRQKVTTILKGNFLSTQKGSILKTIFLILQLTIACFFVSSTFIFNEQVYYMLNKDLGFKGDQVISFSLNEALRWENNDLLLEKYETFKKEVEQLPGVEGVSASDQVFGRGGSALTTGSMEDKDFIYTVVQVDYNYFDLFQIPLVQGRDYNSLYASDSIQHIVVNETFVREVGITNPLGKTLRTANSSYNVIGVIQDYNSMNLEDKVSPTVYFYMKGIDHKMGSIEKVYVKIKQEEPIEQTIKAIEAKWKKFTLDRDLTFNYEFVDRQFAQSFEQVLLERKVFNVLSIGVVFVALFGLFAIASFVIQSKLKAIAIQKVLGANSFHLLKKLMLHYVYYGVISFLLAIIPSYYLLESWLSGYAYRIEIEWMTYFLSLIVILCLTLLIVWYKARKAVTIDVLHYIKYE from the coding sequence ATGTTACAAAATTGGTTGAAAGTATATGCTTATCATTGGTTAAAAAATAAAATTTATTTTATGTTGACTGTCTTGGGGTTGGCCTTTGGTTTATCCCTCCTCACCTTGGCTGTGATTAGCTATCAAGAGGAACACGCCTATAACCAATCGAATCCCGATAAGGATAGGATTTTTATGGTGTTGAATCGTCACGAGGATTTTACATCGATCAACCAACCTTTTCCCTTGGGAAAAACACTGAAAGAGAACTATTCCTTTATTGAAGATTTTACGTATTATACGGGCTATGACGAGATTGTAATAGAAAAGGACAACATAGCCTATCCCCTTACCAAGGTGCTGCCAGCCCAAAGTAATTTCTTTGATTTTTTTCCTTATTCGTTTGTCTATGGATCTGCACAAACGGCTTTTCCAGATCAACGAAGCCTTGTTTTAGAAGAACAAAAAGCCATTGCGATTTTTGGACGAGGGGTAAACCCCTTGGGGAAAGAAGTATATGTGAATGACGAGTGGATGGTGATAACGGGTGTTTTTACCTTAGGTAATCACAAGAGCAGCTTTATGCCCGAGGCAATTATAGCGGTAATGGACCAAATGATTGCAACAAGAACGAATTGGCAGGATCGTTTTTTTGGGGTATTACTCAAAACAGACAAACCCGATCAGGCATTGGATGCTATTCACGCAACATTAGAGGAACATTACTATAAACCAGAAGCTAAAAGGTACGGAATAAGTGTTGAAGAATTGAAGCAAAAAGACATGCTCAATGATCCTATATTCTTGAAAGATTTAGCTACGGTTCGCTTAAGTCCCTATGGGAAACAGACACCAGAAAGCAGTGGAAATCTCAACATGATTTATATTTTTTGGGGATTGACGCTTGTTATTTTTGCTTTGGCCGTGGTCAATTTTATCAATTTTTCCATCACTCAGTTTTTATCGAGAGCCAAAGAAATGGGCATGAGACGGATATTTGGAGGAAGTAGGTTCTATATCGTGTGGCAGATTGCATTTGAAACAACGCTAACTTTGAGTATAGCACTGGGGGTTAGTATCTTTTTTATGGGAGTGATGTTGCCTTATCTCAACCTCATGATAGATACACAAATAGAGCTATCTATCACCATGGTGAGCGTTTGTTTTCTAGTGTTATTGATTAGTATCGCTCTACTGACCGGTGGAATCATCGCATTGTATGTAACAAGACAAAAGGTAACTACAATTTTGAAAGGCAATTTCTTGTCTACGCAAAAGGGATCGATACTCAAAACGATATTCTTAATCCTCCAGCTTACCATCGCTTGCTTTTTCGTTAGCAGTACCTTTATTTTTAATGAACAAGTGTACTATATGCTCAATAAAGATTTAGGCTTTAAAGGCGATCAAGTCATCAGCTTTAGCTTGAACGAAGCATTGAGATGGGAGAACAATGACCTGCTTTTGGAAAAGTATGAAACTTTTAAAAAAGAAGTAGAGCAACTTCCAGGTGTGGAAGGAGTATCTGCATCCGATCAAGTTTTTGGACGTGGTGGTTCAGCTTTAACTACAGGTAGTATGGAGGATAAAGATTTCATTTATACTGTGGTACAAGTGGACTATAACTATTTTGATCTTTTTCAAATCCCCTTAGTTCAAGGACGGGATTACAATTCGCTCTATGCGTCAGATTCCATCCAACATATTGTGGTGAATGAAACTTTTGTTCGTGAGGTTGGAATAACAAATCCCTTAGGAAAAACATTGCGTACAGCCAATAGCTCCTATAACGTCATTGGAGTAATCCAAGACTATAACTCCATGAATTTAGAAGATAAAGTGAGCCCAACGGTATATTTTTATATGAAAGGGATAGACCATAAGATGGGGAGTATTGAAAAAGTATATGTCAAAATTAAACAAGAGGAACCTATTGAACAAACCATCAAAGCAATTGAAGCGAAATGGAAGAAATTTACCCTTGATCGCGATTTGACTTTTAACTATGAATTTGTAGATCGACAGTTTGCTCAATCATTTGAGCAAGTGCTACTCGAGCGAAAAGTATTTAATGTTTTGAGTATTGGAGTCGTTTTTGTGGCCTTGTTTGGCTTATTTGCCATCGCTTCTTTTGTGATACAAAGCAAATTAAAAGCAATAGCCATTCAGAAGGTACTAGGAGCGAATTCTTTCCACCTCCTAAAAAAGCTAATGCTTCACTATGTGTATTACGGGGTGATTAGTTTTTTACTTGCTATTATTCCAAGTTACTACTTGCTAGAAAGCTGGTTGAGTGGTTATGCCTATCGCATCGAGATTGAATGGATGACCTATTTTCTGAGTTTGATTGTGATTTTGTGTTTGACTCTACTTATTGTTTGGTATAAAGCGCGTAAAGCGGTTACTATAGATGTATTACACTACATCAAATACGAATAA